In Falco biarmicus isolate bFalBia1 chromosome 5, bFalBia1.pri, whole genome shotgun sequence, a single genomic region encodes these proteins:
- the LRRC23 gene encoding leucine-rich repeat-containing protein 23, which translates to MERGERGLPGEEGEQEEEGQVPAPRPLTEAALREGLSLLGKTGDGLAHAYVKFEAKYKDLTDISLLKCFIHLRYVDLSENKLQDLSPLNSLTHLLWLKVDGNLLTSACMQELPYLQIISFAHNRIKDMEGITHPRLANLSLKGNKIETALGLSHGRLFSLQILELRRNKLESTAGLSLPMLKSLYLAQNAIWSLEGLEELGQLTTLHLRDNHIETLDGFCSSMKCLQYLNLRNNGISSFQEVAKLQVLPMLQALVLLDNPCSDEPDYRLEVLVLLPHLQRLDKEFFEQDERAEANKIRQKRQEEE; encoded by the exons ATGGAGCGGGGCGAGCGCGGCCttcctggggaggagggggagcaggaggaggaaggacag gtgccggccccgcggcccctcACGGAGGCCGCCCTGAGGGAGGGCCTCTCGCTCCTTGGTAAGACAGGCGACGGCCTGGCCCACGCCTATGTGAAGTTTGAAGCGAAATACAA GGACTTGACAGACATCAGCCTCCTCAAATGCTTCATTCACCTGCGATATGTGGATCTGTCAGAGAACAAGCTGCAAGATTTATCTCCACTGAACAGCCTAACCCACCTGCTTTGGCTGAAGGTTGATGGGAATCTGCTTACCAGTGCCTGCATGCAGGAGCTGCCCTACCTCCAGATCATCAGCTTTGCTCACAACCGCATCAAGGATATGGAGGGCATTACTCACCCCCGCTTAGCCAACCTCAGCCTGAAAG gaaataaaattgaGACAGCTCTGGGCCTGAGTCACGGCCGATTGTTCAGCCTGCAAATCCTGGAGCTGCGAAGGAACAAGCTAGAGagcacagcagggctcagccTTCCCATGCTCAAGAGCCTCTACCTG GCCCAGAACGCCATTTGGAGCCTAGAAGGCCTTGAGGAGCTAGGGCAGCTGACTACTTTGCACCTGCGTGACAACCACATTGAGACCCTGGATGGATTCTGCAGCAGCATGAAGTGCTTGCAGTACCTCAATCTACG GAACAATGGAATCAGCAGCTTTCAGGAGGTGGCAAAACTGCAGGTCCTCCCCATGCTGCAGGCACTGGTGCTGTTGGACAATCCATGCTCTGATGAACCTGATTACAGGTTGGAGGTCCTGGTCCTGCTGCCACACCTGCAACGCCTCGACAAGGAATTTTTTGAGCAAGATGAGCGGGCAGAGGCAAACAAAATCCGTcagaaaaggcaggaagaagAATAG